In Nicotiana tabacum cultivar K326 chromosome 2, ASM71507v2, whole genome shotgun sequence, the following proteins share a genomic window:
- the LOC107813905 gene encoding ethylene-responsive transcription factor ERF054, whose amino-acid sequence MATSEDYGKSTTAITEEMDCDKGRDFDDNTFERQQRRPVFEEASISQRRFKKIKSPERQHYSQSSSSSSSYSQQPLSQSSVPYNNPISMSFPPPPSSSKHVFPFSFDGTQQSIENLYQMRPNTTPLFRPQNQNQQQMISFSPQQCPYPPYFAGELGQPQNQQQLLQYWNETLNLSPRGRMMMMSRLGQDNKGLFRPQLQPINTTKLYRGVRQRHWGKWVAEIRLPRNRTRLWLGTFDTAEDAAMAYDREAFKLRGENAKLNFPELFLGKDREGPSIETIESTHTKQPDQESESLPLEPLNIELLPPPPPPQPPPEVDNQDEDSGMGSSEVTACDEVQVQGVSLQSTELVWGENEMAEAWFNAIPAGWGPGSPVWDDLDANNNFIFPPNFHFGNVHSHNSDPHNQHIHDNTDPSSPSCPMRPFF is encoded by the coding sequence ATGGCTACATCAGAGGATTATGGTAAATCAACAACAGCTATTACAGAAGAAATGGATTGTGATAAAGGCAGGGATTTTGATGATAATACCTTTGAAAGGCAACAAAGGAGGCCAGTTTTTGAAGAAGCTTCCATTTCCCAACGGCGTTTCAAGAAAATCAAAAGTCCCGAACGCCAACACTATTCtcaatcctcttcttcttcttcttcttactcTCAGCAACCGCTTTCACAATCCTCCGTTCCTTATAATAATCCCATATCCATGTCATTTCCTCCTCCTCCGTCGTCGTCAAAgcatgtttttcctttttcttttgacgGAACACAACAGTCAATAGAAAATTTATATCAAATGAGACCAAACACAACGCCTCTGTTTCGTCCGCAGAATCAAAATCAGCAGCAAATGATCTCATTTTCACCTCAACAATGTCCTTACCCTCCGTATTTTGCAGGGGAGTTAGGACAACCACAGAATCAGCAGCAACTGTTGCAGTATTGGAATGAAACGCTAAATTTAAGTCCGAGGGGGagaatgatgatgatgagcagATTAGGGCAAGATAACAAGGGTTTGTTTAGGCCACAGTTACAACCTATTAATACGACGAAGCTATACAGAGGAGTGAGACAGAGACATTGGGGTAAATGGGTTGCTGAAATTCGTCTTCCTCGAAATAGGACTCGTCTTTGGCTTGGTACTTTTGATACAGCTGAAGATGCAGCTATGGCTTATGATCGCGAGGCGTTTAAGCTTAGAGGAGAAAATGCTAAGCTCAATTTCCCTGAACTGTTTCTTGGTAAAGACAGAGAGGGACCATCGATAGAAACTATTGAATCAACTCATACAAAGCAGCCTGATCAAGAATCAGAAAGCCTTCCGCTGGAACCTTTAAATATTGAGTTACTGCCTCCGCCTCCGCCACCGCAGCCACCACCTGAAGTTGATAATCAAGACGAGGACTCTGGAATGGGATCGAGCGAGGTGACTGCTTGTGATGAAGTTCAAGTTCAAGGTGTATCATTACAATCAACTGAATTGGTATGGGGTGAAAATGAAATGGCTGAGGCTTGGTTTAATGCAATACCAGCAGGTTGGGGTCCAGGAAGTCCAGTTTGGGATGATTTAGACGCAAATAATAACTTCATTTTTCCTCCTAATTTTCACTTTGGGAATGTCCATTCTCATAATTCTGATCCTCATAATCAGCATATTCATGATAATACTGATCCATCTTCACCTTCTTGTCCTATGAGACCTTTCTTTTGA